The following coding sequences lie in one Cloeon dipterum chromosome 1, ieCloDipt1.1, whole genome shotgun sequence genomic window:
- the LOC135945747 gene encoding dehydrogenase/reductase SDR family member 11-like has protein sequence MERWSNRVAIVTGASSGIGASIAKLLVENGLRVVGVARRVERVQKLASELKGGKGELHAVQGDVTVEEDVKRVVQWTRQNLGGADILVNNAGVGRPGKICEQSTENIKVILDTNVIALTIFTREVVQDMKSRGISDGHFFNINSICGQYIPELPTGYIYTASKHAVTVLSEGLRRELRDMQTKIRVTSISPGMVKTEIGRAPGVSEEVAAKRYEGKPHLQPEDVAQALLYALQAPPHVQVHEITIRPTGEIIV, from the exons ATGGAGCGCTGGTCAAATCGAGTGGCCATAGTCACGGGGGCTAGCTCTGGTATTGGGGCATCCATAGCTAAGCTCTTGGTCGAAAATGGTCTGAGAGTGGTTGGAGTGGCTCGCCGCGTGGAAAGAGTTCAA AAATTGGCCTCTGAGCTGAAGGGAGGAAAAGGTGAATTGCACGCAGTGCAAGGCGATGTTACTGTTGAGGAGGACGTGAAAAGAGTGGTCCAATGGACGAGGCAGAATCTTGGAGGAGCTGACATCCTCGTCAACAACGCCGGCGTCGGCCGACCTGGAAAAATCTGTG AACAGAGTACCGAAAACATTAAAGTTATACTTGACACAAACGTGATTGCTTTGACAATTTTCACGAGGGAGGTTGTCCAAGATATGAAGTCGAGAGGAATTTCGGATGGCCATTTTTTCAACATTAACAG CATTTGTGGACAATATATCCCAGAACTTCCTACTGGCTATATTTACACAGCTAGCAAGCACGCTGTCACGGTGCTGTCGGAGGGTCTTCGTAGAGAGCTCAGGGATATGCAGACTAAGATCAGGGTCACG aGTATTAGTCCAGGCATGGTGAAAACGGAAATAGGCCGCGCCCCAGGTGTGTCAGAAGAGGTGGCCGCAAAGAGATACGAGGGAAAACCGCATTTGCAGCCAGAGGATGTTGCACAAGCTCTGCTATACGCTTTGCAGGCACCACCTCACGTCCAG GTGCATGAAATAACTATTCGTCCGACTGGAGAAATCATCGTGTGA